The stretch of DNA CCAGGACTCTAGGGCCCATGACCCCTCAAAAGTTAAGAGCCGCTGATCTAATCTGGTGAGTGAGGGATGGAACCAGCTCCTAGGCTTTCTGCACAGGTGTCCAGGGACAGAGAACGGTGGCTTAAACTAGGGAGGTGGCAGGCAGAAGTAGATGGATTTGATAAAAATGGAgaccatcttaacaatattgggtttagaaaagatttcttttttcttttctaaaggcagggtcttgctttcattgaccaggcgggagtgcagtgccctgatcacagctcactgtaaccttaaattcctgggctcgagagatcctctcacctcagccacctgagtagctgagactacaggcacgtgccgcgacacccagctaatttttaaattttttgtagaaatggggtcctgctgtgttactcaggctggtcatgaactcctgggctcaagcagtcctcctgcctgagcctcccaaagtgctgggattacaggtgtgaactttggcacctggccagatttcttaaatatgacacaaaaagtataaatgatagaggaaatcaataaattgaacttcatcaaaataaacCCTTTTGTTCCTCAAAATGCACAgaactattaaaaatgaaaagataagccatagACTAGGAAGAATATTTGTGAAAATTCTATCTGATATAAGACTTGTGTAAAGAACTTTTTACAATTGAataaaaatccaataaaaatggacaaaacatttgtttgttttctggtgtttgtttttggagtgaagtggcacgctcctggctcactgcaacctccacctcccaagttcaagtaattctcctgcctcagcctccccagtagctgggataacaggcacccgccatcacgccaggctaatttttgtatttttagtagagatggggtttcaccatgttagccaagctggtctcaaacttccgacctcaagtgatctgcccgcctctgcctcccaaagtgctgggattacagggtgagccaccgtgcctgtcaaaaaatggacaaaacatttgaatagacacttcatcCAAAAAGGTCtctggatggcaaataagcacatgaaaaagcacTGAGTGCATTACTCTTAGGGAAATGTAAACTAAAGTCACTAGAAGGACTGCTTCTCAAAGAACACCtgctagaatggctaaaatttaacaTTGACCAAATCAAGTGTTGTCATGTTGTCAAGGATATAGAATAACTGGAGCTTTAATGCACCAAGAGAGGGTAAAATGATCACTACCACtttggaagaattgcttgaacccgggagacagaggtggaggttgtgttgagtggagattgcaccattgcactccagccggcaacaagagcgaaactccatctcaaaaaaaaaaaaaaaaaaaacaaaacaaaaaaccggCCAGGAGCTAAAGGAGAAACTTTTTATATCATCTCAGTGTGGAAATGGTCTTTTTAACTATGACACAAAACTCAAAAGTcataaaattgcattttttacTACATTAAAAATCTATACAGTTATGTCAAAATGATGGActgaagaaaacatttacaattaACATCTTACAGGAGTAtttttctccatatatatatttttaaaaatcatggtcTAGGTGTGGTCGCTCATTCCTattatcctaacactttgggaggcctagacaggagaattgattgaggctaggagtttgagactagcctgggcaacataatgagaccccatctataaaaaagttagaaaattagccaggtgtggtggtgcatgcctgtcatcccagctgctgcagaggctgagatgggaggatggcttgagcccaggagttggaggctgtagtgagctatgattgtgccacttctccagcctgggcaacagagcaagaccctgtctttaagaataaaataaaagtaaatcccaaggccgggcgcggtggctcaagcctgtaatcccagcactttgggaggccgagacgggcggatcacgaggtcaggagatccagaccatcctggctaacacggtgaaaccccgtctctactaaaaaatacaaaaaactagccgggcgaggtggcgggcgcctgtagtcccagctactcaggagactgaagcaggagaatggcgtaaacccgggaggcggagcttgcagtgagctgagatccggccactgcactccaacctgggcgacagagcgagactccgtctcaaaaaaaaaaaaaaagaataaaataaaagtaaatcccagcactttgggaggccgaagtgggtgaatcgcttaagcccaggagttcgagatcagcctgggcaatacggtgagacccgtctgtacaaaaaatacaaaaaattagctgggcatggtggcctgtagtcccagctatcccagaggccaaggctgcagtgagctgtgatcgcgccactgaattccagcctggatgaccctgtctcaaaaaaaaaaaaaaaaaaaaaaaaaacagttcacaAATAAAAGAAGGTCAATAGCTCTTAAACATATGACAAAATGTTGAGCTcactgaaaaagcaaatatgaatTGAAATTTCGCCAAGAGacgaccgggtgtggtggtggctcacagctgtaatcccagcactttgggaggctgaggtgggcggatcacctgaggtcgggagttcgagaccagcctgaccaacatggagaaaccccgtctctactaaaaatacaaaattagccaggtgtggtggctcgtggctgtaatgccagctacttaggaggctgaggcaggagaatcacttgaacctgggaggcagaggttgcagtgaaccaagattgcaccattgcactccagcctgggcaacaagagcgaaactctcctaaaaataaaaataggccgggcgcggtggctcaagcctgtaatcccagcactttgggaggccgagacgggcggatcacgaggtcaggagatcgagaccatcctggctaacaNNNNNNNNNNNNNNNNNNNNNNNNNNNNNNNNNNNNNNNNNNNNNNNNNNNNNNNNNNNNNNNNNNNNNNNNNNNNNNNNNNNNNNNNNNNNNNNNNNNNNNNNNNNNNNNNNNNNNNNNNNNNNNNNNNNNNNNNNNNNNNNNNNNNNNNNNNNNNNNNNNNNNNNNNNNNNNNNNNNNNNNNNNNNNNNNNNNNNNNNNNNNNNNNNNNNNNNNNNNNNNNNNNNNNNNNNNNNNNNNNNNNNNNNNNNNNNNNNNNNNNNNNNNNNNNNNNNNNNNNNNNNNNNNNNNNNNNNNNNNNNNNNNNNNNNNNNNNNNNNNNNNNNNNNNNNNNNNNNNNNNNNNNNNNNNNNNNNNNNNNNNNNNNNNNNNNNNNNNNNNNNNNNNNNNNNNNNNNNNNtgtaatcccagcactttggaaggccgaggtgggcggatcacaaggtcgagatcgagaccatcctggctaacacactgaaacccatctctaccaaaaatgccagaaaaaaaaaaaaaaaattaggtgggcgtggtggtgggcgcctgtagtcccagctacaggctgaactgaggcaggagaatggcgtgaacccgggaggcggagcttgcagtgagccgagatccctccgctgcactccagcctgggcgacagagcgagaaaaaaagaaaattacaagggTTTCAGGAGCTGTGTCAGGAaccaaatatacatacatatgtattttgagACTGGCTCTCGCTCcatcactcatgctggagtgccctggtgcgatcatagctccctgcagcctccaattcctggagtcaagtgattctcccaccccagcctcccacgtagctgagactacaggcatgcaccaccacacccagctaatttttaaattttttggcagagatgaggtctcactatgttgcccaggctggtctcgaactcctgggctccagtgatcctcccaccttggcctcccaaagttctgggattacaggtgtaagctaccacgcccagccatctatatatttttaaaaatttttattataccacATGGGTTTCTATAAGTTTAGACTCTTTCTCTGGAAGGACAGGAGAAACTATTGCTTTTGTTGATTTCAGGGCAGAGAACCAGGCAGCTGAAGTCAGGGGTAGGAGGGTGGCTCTTGGTTTAAAATGTTCATGTGAATATATTATCTATtggaaaaacatattaaaaatactttttagtcCTTGTCTTGGCTTCTAATGTCCTCAGTCTCCAGGCTTTCTTAACTCTGTCTATCCTCTGCTACCCTTCTCCATCTTCACCCCCTAAACACCCTCCTCACCAGCCTTTCTCTAGGCAGTTTCCTCCACTGGAACACCCAGGGTTCACACTTGTTcatgccagacattgttctaaaCCCTTCCATGGGATTAACCTATTCACATCTCAGaataacccattttacagatgagtcaATGAAGGCACAGGGAGATTAAATAACATGCCAAGCTAACACAGAGACCtggaatttgaatttaaaaagttGGCTCCAAAGACCAAgccataggccgggcgcggtggctcaagcctgtaatcctagcactttgggaggccgagacgggcggatcacgagctcaggagatcgagaccatcctggctaacacggtgaaaccccgtctctactaaaaatacaaaaactagctgggcgaggtggcgggtgcctgtagtcccagctactggggaggctgaggcaggagaatggcgtaaacccgggaggcggagcttgcagtgagctgagatccggccactgcactccagtccgggtgacagagcgagactccgcctcaaaaaaaaaaaaacaaagaccaagCCATAATCACTACTCTAGACTGTCCTTCCATGAATATCCAGGTGCAGTCCGATTGCcatctcctctgggaagccttcctaTCTCCTCCATTAAGAAATCAACCCTTTTtgggctgtgcatggtggctcacgcctgtaatcccagcactttgggaggccgaggtgggtgaatcatgaggtcaggagtttgagaccagcctggccaacatggtgaaactccatctctactaaaaatacaaaaaaattagccaggtgcagtggtggtcacctataatcccagctactcaggaggctgaggcaggagaatcacttgaaccggggaggcagaggttacagcgagctgagatcccaccactgcactccagcctgggcgacagagcgagactcagtctcaaaaaaaacaaaaaaagaaagaaagaaattaacccTTTTGAGTCCTCATGTCTCTTGGGGTAGAAGGGGTTATTATAATTACAATATCATATTTGACTGCAGCTCAAGGAAGTGATCAAGTCTTATTCCTAAGTAAACCTGGCCCTGAAGGCATTTCTAGACTAAATAAAGAGCAGTTTTCCATTCAAATTTTGTTTCCCAATATGTTTCTGGCccccaccccccctttttttttctttttcttttttcttttttttttttgagacagagcctcactctgtcaccataCTGGAgctcagtggcgtgatctcaacttgctgtaacctctgcctccccagttcaagcaattcttccaccttggtgtcccgagtagctgggactacaggcacccaccaccatgcctggctaatttctgtatttttagtagagaagggattccaccatgttggccaagctggttttgaactcctgacctcaagtgatccacccggctcagcctcccaaagtgctgggattacaggtgtgacccaccgggCTCGGCTCCCTGGCCCTCTTCTAAGGGCTGCAGATacctcatctcatttaatcccatcTAGACTGTGTAGATCTCATCATCCATAGGCATGGATAGcacagagaggaaactgaggctcagaataaCTGGCCACCAATGGGAAGGGGCCAAGCTATTACAAAGCCTGTGCTCACATGGTGTAACCCTGGTAGACACCTCCTCCCTACCCCAACCCTGGGTCAAGGAACCAGGCCAGGACCTAAGCACAGCTGGTGTCCTGTGGACATGAATTTATTAGAGGGGACCAGGACTAGAGTGGGCACAAGCTGCAGGctgggaggaaggggcaggggtgggagcaCAGCCAATGGTGTGTCGGTCAGTGGGCCAGCAGGCGTGCTGTTCTTCACCCTGCAGAGCTTCAGTGCCCAGGGCGTGCCGGAGGCTTTGGGAAGACTGTGGGGAGGAaagagtgaggctcagagaggaaacCTGCCAAGCTCACACAGGAAGGGCAGCACGTCGATTCCAGGCCCACAGCACTCCCTCTCATACTGTTGGTCCTCACTCCTGCCTCCCAAGCTCCCACACCAGCCCTGCAGCTGCTGTCCCATCCTGCACTCACTACGGAGGGAGTAGGTGCCTGGTTCCAGTTGCATCTCGGGGGGCAAGACGATGAGAAAGTCCCCACCCCAGGCGTTTTTGACCCTTGAGAGATAATTTTGGGAAGGAGGGCGATGACACTCCGAGGTCAGAGAAGGGCACTTGGATGACACAGGCTTAAGCTGGTGGCGGCTGCAGTGCTGGGGCAAGCCACAGGGGGAACAGTGGGGCGGCGAGAGGCCAGGACCCCGGGGAAGGTGAACAGGGACCTGTGGACAGACCCTCTGAACCCCACCATGGTGGGGGCGCCGGTCCCGAGTCCAAGCCCAGTGGAATGGCTCCTTTGCCATGACCTGGGAGGAGCAGAGTGGACAGTAAATGGGGTGGGAACCCCAGCCTTCCCCACACCCTAGGCTGCCTCCACAACCTCACCTCCTCACAGCACTGGCGGCTCACAACAGCCCGGAAACCCATCCGTGCCCAAAGCTTATCCCTCTGGTGCAGGAATTTCCCCACTTGTAAACACCAATCTTTTCCCAGGGCCCACGGAAAAATCTCACATTTGGGCCCCTCCAGGTCCTCCTCCATGTCGTTTGCAAGGTACCTAGCCACAGAGGCACAGGGTCAGGGAGCAGAGGCCACACATCTGCCCTGTCCCATCCAACACCTCCAGCAAATGCCTCCACTGCCTGCCCCCGCCACTCACAGGGCCAAGAACAGGCTGCTGTGGGTGTACTCGCTGAGCTTCAGGTGGGCGCGCTGGAAGTAGACCAGCACCATGGCCAGGAGATACTGCAGAGACAGATCAGGGTCGGGGGGTTAGTTATCCTCTGAGGAGAAGGGGCTTGCACCCAGGTTCATTTGCACCCAAGGAGGTTTTGCTGCAGGGAAAGAAAGTCAGTAAAATGGTAGGAAGGGGTATGCAAAGATGAACTGGTAAGGGTGGAAGGGGAGTGGCTCTCCCTACCAGACCAGGGCACCCAATTCCCACCAACTCAACCTGAACCTCAAGAGACCCCCAGCCTGTGCTTCCTCACCTTATCTGAAATCTGGAAGCAGGGGTCTTTGGAGAGGAATTCCTGGACAAAACTGTCCTCTGAGggtagagaagagaagagaggacgCAGGTTACCACCACCTCCCTGGAGAAGAGTGGCATCAGAAGCTCCAAAGCCCAAGCCGCCACtgaaccctctctctttctctccctctcttttttctctctctctctttcttaatgtaaatagagatgaggtctcactatgttgaccaggctggtcttgagctcctggccttaagtaatcctcccatctcagcctcccaaagtgttgggattataggtaggaGTCACAACGCCTGGCCCTGAACCCAATTTCTGAGAGGACTCCCCTCCTACCTGCCTAAGCTGGGTTACCTTGAGAGGGTGAGGGTCAGAGGCCTCAGATGTCTGTACAGGCAGGTGAGACCTCACACTTCACGTCTGCTTTCACAGTTGGCCTCACAGTCCCTCCCGTGCCAGCCCTCCAAACTcacccagaaggctgaggaaggccTGGACCTCCTGGTGCTGGTGAAAACGGAGGAACCCATTACCCCCACCTTGCCAGCTGCAGCCCCCCAGGTCTACCTGGGTGGTAACTACAGGGGAAGTGGTGGGGTCCTGGGAGTCACTCATCTCATAGGAGATGGAGATGGGGCGGGTTG from Piliocolobus tephrosceles isolate RC106 chromosome 13, ASM277652v3, whole genome shotgun sequence encodes:
- the SPDYC gene encoding speedy protein C: MLWAIPELGSTRPISISYEMSDSQDPTTSPVVTTQVDLGGCSWQGGGNGFLRFHQHQEVQAFLSLLEDSFVQEFLSKDPCFQISDKYLLAMVLVYFQRAHLKLSEYTHSSLFLALYLANDMEEDLEGPKCEIFPWALGKDWCLQVGKFLHQRDKLWARMGFRAVVSRQCCEEVMAKEPFHWAWTRDRRPHHGGVQRVCPQVPVHLPRGPGLSPPHCSPCGLPQHCSRHQLKPVSSKCPSLTSECHRPPSQNYLSRVKNAWGGDFLIVLPPEMQLEPGTYSLRIFPKPPARPGH